The genomic segment TTCCCTTAAGTCCTCAATAGTTAACGGTAAAATCTGCATTATCTTTGGTTCTAGAGTTATAGACGAAATCATCTTGGTGTAAATAAGAAACACTTCATCTACAACACCGTTTTTAAACAATTCCAGTATATTTTCAGCAACGTCTCTTGCTCTATATATTGTTGGATTCTGCACCGGGTAATCAAACTCGGTATCCACATTGTACTTCTTTCTAATAAAATGGCCTCTTCCCATATGCCCTGCAACAAGCAGGAGAGAATTGGGGTCTTTATTTATCTCACCTTCAGCAAGCTTAATAATGTTATGGTTATATCCTCCGGCAAGCCCTTTATCTCCGGTAATAATCACATAACACTTTCGCTTTCCCTCTTTTTCGTTCCTTAGATCAAAGTAAATATTGTCTATTTTGCCGCTGTGCATTAGTATATCTCCAATTGTAGCCCTGACCTTGTCAAAGAACGGCTTGGTCTGATCAAGCTGCTGTCTGGCTTTTTTTAATTTTGCAGCGGAAATAAGCTTCATTGCCTTTGTTATTTGTCTTGTTTCCTTTATGCTTTTCATTCTTGACTTAATTTCACGCATATTTGCCATAACAGCACCACCTACCTCTTGAAGTTCTTTTTAAATTCATCTATAGCCTTTTTAAGCAGTTCTTCTGTTTCAGTCTTAAGTTCACCGGTTTCAGCTATAGCCTTTGCAACCTGAGGATATTTCTCATCCATAAATTTAATAAGCTCGGTGTTAAACTTTCTGACTTCCTTAACTTCAATATCCATTAAGTACTTATTTGATGCCACATAAAGCATTATTACCTGATGTTCTACAGGTATTGGGGAGTACTGAGGCTGTTTCAAGGTTTCCATCAGCCTTTCACCCTGCATCAGCTTTTCTCTGGTGGCTTTATCAAGGTCAGATCCAAATTGGGCAAAAACTGCCAACTCCCTGTACTGTGCAAGGTTTATTCTAAGAGGCCCTGCAACCTTCTTCATGGCCTTTATCTGTGCAGCTCCACCAACCCTGGATACAGATATACCAACATTCAAGGCCGGTCTTTGACCTGAGAAGAAAAGCTCCGACTCAAGGAATATCTGACCGTCTGTAATAGATATTACGTTAGTGGGGATATAAGCAGAAACATCTCCTGCCTGAGTTTCTATTATAGGAAGTGCAGTGATTGAGCCGCCTCCCAATTCATCGCTAAGTCTTGCTGATCTTTCCAGAAGTCTTGAGTGCAGATAAAATACATCCCCCGGGTAAGCTTCTCTTCCGGGCGGTCTTCTCAAAAGCAGCGACATTGCCCTGTATGCAACAGCATGCTTTGAAAGATCGTCATAAATGATAAGAACATCCCTATGGTCGTTGTACATAAATTCTTCTGCCATTGCACATCCCGCATAGGGTGCTATATACTGAACCGTAGCCATTTCACTGGCTGTAGACGATACAACGATTGTATACTCCATTGCACCGAACTGCTCCAAAGTGTTTATTATACCGGCAATAGTAGAGGCCTTCTGACCTATTGCTACATATATACAAATAACATTCTTTCCTTTTTGGTTAATAATGGTGTCAATAGCTATGGCAGTTTTTCCCGTCTGCCTGTCGCCTATGATAAGCTCTCTCTGTCCTCTTCCGATAGGAATCATTGCATCAATTGCCATATAGCCCGTCTGGAGAGGAGTATTAACAGATTTTCTGTGCACAACACCCGGTGCCAAATATTCCAAAGGCCTAAATTTTGTAGTTTTTATCTCACCCTTACCGTCGAGAGGATAGCCTAATGGGTTAACAACTCTTCCTATCAACTCTTTACCGACAGGCACCTGCACTGTAGTACCTGTACGTTTTACGCTTGTTCCTTCCTTTATACCCTCAGCATCTCCCAAAAGAACGCATCCAACATTGTCTTCCTCAAGATTAAGAGCCATGCCGCGTATGCCGTTTTCAAACTCAAGGAGCTCACCGTACATACAGCCTTCAAGTCCATATATTCTGGCTATACCGTCACCTGATTGCAAAACATATCCAACATCATCAGTTTTTGATTTAACCCCATAATTTTCTATTTGCTGTTTTATTATCGAAGTAATTTCTTCAGGTCTCAAATTCATCTTTCTCACCTCGTCATAAAATATATATCAGGCTATAAAATTCACAACAACAAAAATCACAAAGTGATTTTACAACATTGATCTTTACTGTTATTTTATTAAAAGCTCTTTAATGCTTTCGAGCCTTCCTTTAACCGAACCGTCAATAACCTTATCGCCAATCTTTACCTTTACTCCACCGATAAGGCTTTGATCAATCTCTATATTTGCCTTAACTCTTGATGCTCTATATTCCTTACCATACTTCTCTTTAATCCTTGCTACTTGATCTTCTTCCAATTTTGCTGCCGATATAATGGTGATATTAAGTGTATTCCGCCTGTTATCCGCAAGCTTTATAAATTCACCATTTATTCCGGGCAAGTTTCTTATTCTGCCCTTATCTAGAAGCAGCATCAAAAATTTAAAAATCTCAGGCTTGAGGCTTTTGGAAAAAATATTGTTTAAAATATCCTTTTTGGTATCAATCTTAACCTCAGGGTTAATAAGAAAAAGCCTGAAATCCTGCTGATCCTTGTATATGCCGGTTATCTGTGCCAACTCATTCTGAAACCGATCCATGTCCCCGGCTTCATCGGCTATTTCCACCAATGCCTCCGCATATCTTCTATCTACTAAGGGCATTATGCTGCACCTGCCTCATCAATAAATTTTTCTGCCAATACCCTGTTCTTTTCATTATCCATATTTGCTTCAACAACCTTAGAAGCAACTACAAGTGCCAGCCCGGTAACCTGGCTTCTTACATCCTTTAGCATCTGAGCCCTTTCACGTTCAACTTCTTCTCTGGCTCTTGCAAGAATACCCTCTGCATCTTTCCTGGCATTACTTAATATTGCCTCATATTCCTTATTTGCTCTGGCTTTAGCATCATTTATGATCTGATCCGCCTCATTTTTGGATGCCCTTAACTGCTCCTCGTATTTCTGCTTTAAGTCATTTGCTTGAGCATTGGCTCTTTCAGCATTGTCAATAGAATCCTTAATTGCCTTTGTTCTATTTTCCATAAATTGTGTAACAGGCTTAAATAAAAACTTTCGCATAAAAAAATATAAAACTAATAAGTTAATAAAAACTAAAATGAATCTCCACTTTTCAAAATAAATTAACATCTTTGATTCATCCTTTCATAATAAATCATTATCTATAGAATCAATTCTTCATTTAAGTCTGAAGAATTTATTGCATCAATCATTTTGTGTGGGAGGAAACCCTCCCACACAATCTAACGGTAAATAACGCAAATCATCCTCCAAGTTTTGTGAACAGCAGTATGGCAATCAAAAGTCCATAAATGGCAGTGGCTTCTGCCAATGCCAAACCAACAAGAGTTATGGACATTATTTTACCAGATGCCTCCGGCTGCCTTGAAACAGCTTCAGCAGCTTTAGATGTACCAATACCTATTCCTATTCCTGCTCCCGCACCAGTTAGCACAGCAATACCTGCTGCAATTGCAATTAATCCTGAACTATCCATTGTTTCACCTCCTTACTCAATAGCTTCTGCAACATAAAGCGAAGTCAAAAATACAAATATATATGCTTGAAGTCCACCATCAAACAAATCAAAATATATACTGAACACACCCGGTAATAGGAATGGCTCAGCTATATATATCAATTCCATAATTGTAAAGGCCGCCAATATGTTACCAAATAAACGAAGACAAAGCGATAATGGCCTAACAAAATACTCCAATATTTTAAAAGGCAGCATTATCGGCAGCGGCTCTATAAAACTTTTTAGCCATGCTTTAACACCTTTAAACTTTATCCCGGCAAATAAAACCAGTACTATGGACATTATAGCTAAGGCAGCAGCTACATTCATATCTTTTGTAGGCGGTGCAATCTCAGGTAAATGCTCTAAAAAGCTTAGCCCTGTATATTCTGCAATAGCCTTTCCGGTAGGAATTACATTAAAAATTGATATTATATTGGAAAATAATAAGAAAAGAAGCATGGTCCCAAAGTAGGGAGCAAATGGTCTCCAATGATGCCCTAGACTGCCTTTGGTAAAGTTATTAACAAACTCAACCACAGCCTCCACCACGTTTTGCTTTCCTGTCGGAACCATACGCAGCTTTCTGGTAAAAACAATTGAAAATATTATTAATACAGCCATCACTATCCACATTACTATAATTGAATCCGATATAGGAATGTGCAGACCAAAAATATTGATATCGTAGGCCTTATACTGCATCTTATGCATCAATTCTTCACTATGCATCTACATCACCTTCTTGAAAAGTTATTTAGACTATAATAATCCATATCGTACTAAACTTCTATTTACTTTATGTCTATTTATTTAATAAAATCATTATTTTTTATACCGGCTCCTCCAATCAAACTTAAAAAGAAAACCGTAAAAGGTACAAGAAGTACCCCTTCTGTAACCCCTATAAGTAATGACATATTTATTAATACTGAAATAACAAATAATAACGCTGTCCCCCCAAATAACAGCAAGAAAATGACAATGGACTTAACTACCACAGCTCCATTGCGAGAAGGTAAAAAGAACTTAGATAATAAGATAGCCCACATGCCAAATTTAATTATACTGAAAGTACTACCAATCAAAAGGCCAAAAAAAACAAGAAACTTATTCTTTAAAAAAATAAAATCCACCACTGCAATCAATAAAAATAATACAGCAGATCTTTTTATAATATATTTCTCATATTTTGTTTTGAGCAATTTCTTATCCCTTATTAGATATAACTTTTAAAACTGGTTAAAAGTTATCTATATTTTAATTAAAGTTTACTTATAATAGTTCCGATAAACACATTGATAAATAGTATCTTTCTTTTTATCAAATCTATTCATAAAGTTCCTGTTATAGGCAAACAAAAAGCTTTTGTTAATAATATCACAACTGTATATTGAAATCAATACAAATTAATATAGAATTTTTTGGGATAAAATGAAGAATTCGCTTACATTTATTTACTTATAAACCCCATTAACAGTCAATTTTAGACATCTAAATCAGGAGTGGATTTTATATGGATATAGCAGCGATTTTTGCTTTGGCAATAGGCTTTGCAAGTGTACTGTTCGGTTATGTTATGGAAGGTGGAACAATTGGTGCCCTCCTTCAAAAAACCTCTGCAATCATAGTTATTGGGGGAACCATAGGTGCAACAGCCCTTACCTTTCCATTATCGGAACTAAAAAAGCTTTCTTTTGCACTCAGATTATTATTTAAAGAACAAAAGCATGATGAAGTTGGCATTATTCTAAAAATATCCGAACTTTCAGAGAAAGCAAGGAAGGATGGTCTTCTGAGCCTGGAACAATACATTCAGGATAGCGAAATGGAAAGCGAGGCAGGACTTTTAAAAAAAGGCATTGCTTTGGTAGTTGATGGGGTTGAAGGAGAGGTAATAAAGGATATTCTAAAAAGAGAAAGCGAGCTAAAATTTCGTATCTATGAATCAAATATTAAAATATTGGAAGCTGCCGGAGGTTTTTCTCCTACTATGGGAGTTCTCGGTACAGTTATGGGTATGGTTCTAATCCTGGGGGACATGGGTTCTGACACAAAAGAGCTGGCCCACAGTATAGCAGTTGCTTTTATAGCAACAATGTACGGTGTAGGTCTGGCTAATCTGGTATATTTACCACTAGCCGGAAGAATAAAGTCAAAAGCAGAAAAAGAAGTTATGTTCAACGAACTCATCATTGAGGGATTGCTTTCTATTCAAGCAGGAGAAAACCCGAGAATTATTAAAGAAAAGCTAAACCTTAAACTTCTCGAGCAGCTTAATGGAAAGGGTGACAAAGGCAGTGGGGTGATAAAATTTGGCAAATAAAGTTAAGCTTGTTAAGGACAATACTGAACGCTGGCTGCTTACCTATTCCGATCTCATGAATTTACTCCTTATATTTTTCATTATATTATACGCAATGAGCCAGGTTGATGCCGAAAAATTCAACCAATTGGCTGCATCCTTAAGGGAAGAGCTGGGCAGCAGCCAGGCTGGGACCTATATTGGCACAACCGGCACTTCAAATTCGCTTATTGATTTAAATGAAGGAAGCACTTCTACGGTAATTCCCGACAATCTTGAGAAGAAACAGATGGAAGAAGTTAAAAGGAGGGTGGAGTCCCTAGTTAGGGAAAAAGGCCTCATGGATCAGGTGACAGTTAATGTCCAGGAGCGTGGTGTTGAAATATCCATGCAAGACAACCTTCTTTTTAAAAGCGGTAGTGCCGTATATGAAACATCCGCGAAAACAACTTTGGCTGAAATCGGTAAAATAATAAAATCCCTTCCCGGGAATCAGATAAGGGTAGAGGGACATACGGACAACGACCCTATTAACACCGCGTTATTCCCCTCCAACTGGGAGCTGTCATCGGCACGTGCAACGAATGTAGTTCGGACATTGATAGATACTGCAGGGCTTAACCCATTGAAAATATCCGCAATAGGGTTTGGTGAATATAGGCCAAAGGCACCTAACACCACTACTTATAATAAAAGGATAAACAGACGAGTTGACATTGTCATTGTAAAAAACTCTTTTTATACAAGTGATGCAAAGTAGAGCAAAAGAAACAAATCCCGGCCTATTTCAAAAACAGTCCGGGACTTTTATTTAACACTATAATATAGCCACTAATTGCATCATACTTTGAATTCCACAGGCTTTGATTCAATATATCCAAACTCGTACAGCAAGGCCTTGGTAATTCTCTCGGAGGCTGAACCGTCACCATATGGATTAACAGCTTTTGCCATTTTATTGTATTCATTCTTATCTTCTAAAAGCTCTGATGCCAAAGAAATTATCCGTGCTTCATCGGTTCCGGCTATCTTAACCGTTCCAGCTTTCACTGCCTCTGGACGCTCAGTCTCATTTCGTAATACCAGAACAGGTTTTCCTAAAGAAGGAGCCTCCTCCTGTAAACCTCCCGAATCCGTTAGTACCATATAGGACAAATTCATCAGGTTGTGCATGTCTGAAACACCGATCGGTGATATAAGATGAACATTAGCACACTCACCCATTATTGACCTGGCGGTTTCCTGAACCACAGGATTTAAATGAACCGGATAAACAATCTCAACATCATCAAATTTTTGTGAAATGGCTCTTAGTGCTTTGCAAATATTTGCTAAGGGCTCTCCAAGGTTCTCTCTCCTGTGTGCTGTAACCGTTAAAACTCGTTTATCCTTAAAGTTAACCTGTCTCAAATTTTCGTTTTCAAAAACATAGTCTTTCTTTACAGTAGTTTTTAATGCATCAATTACTGTATTGCCTGTTATGTATATCCTATCTTCCCCAACACCTTCATTAATAAGGTTGGATTTATTTACGGCTGTTGGCGAAAAATGATACTCCGCCAATGCCCCTGTAAGTTTTCTGTTCATTTCCTCGGGATAAGGTGAGTATTTGTCGAAAGTCCTTAGTCCTGCTTCAACATGCCCCACACTGATCTTGTTGTAAAAAGCCGCAAGGCTTGCCACAAATGTTGTGGTAGTATCTCCATGCACCAAAACGATATCGGGAGATATTTTTGCGAAAACATCACATAGACCGTCTAACGCTCTTATTGTTATATCCTTTAACGTCTGCCTGTCTTGCATTATATTTAAATCATAATCAGGAATAATGCCAAACATTTCTAAAACCTGGTCAAGCATCTGCCTGTGCTGTGCTGTAACACATACGATTGATTCAATCTGAGCATATTTTTCCATTTCTTTGACTAAAGGTGCCATTTTTATTGCTTCAGGCCTTGTCCCAAAAACGGTTATAACCTTTAACTTCTTCATAATAAGCTCCTTTGTTTAATTAAAATGTCGGATACTGCGTTAACTAAAGTGTTTTATCTGTACTTACCTTGTTTTCCGCTGCATCAATAGCTCCATCTTCTTCATCAGATTGAGGATCTATTTCTGTCATAAACTTTGCTCCCCCAATTATGAAAATGGACAACGCCGCTACGAGTATTATGGCACTTAAAACACCTCTGCCTGCAAGTACTATTGCACACAATCCCAATGCCCCACTGGCAGTATATATTGCAACAACAGACTGCCTCTGATTAAGCCCCATATCCATAAGCTTGTGGTGAATGTGTCCTCTGTCTGCCGACATTATGGATTTACCGCCAGCCAACCTTCTTAATATGGCTGTTATTGTATCAAACAACGGCAGCCCAAGAACTAAAAGAGGAATTGCTATTGCAATAGCTGTATATGATTTTATTGTCCCCTGAATTGAAATTACACCTAATGTAAAACCTAGAAAATAAGCCCCTGTATCCCCCATAAATATCTTGGCCGGGTTAAAATTAAAAGGCAGAAAACCTAGTGTTGAACCAGCCAATATGGCAGTTATTATCGCTATATCCCACCTTGATGTAATTATCGACACAAAGAATAAGGATAATGATGCAATAGACGAAACTCCTACAGCCAACCCATCCAGACCATCAATCAGATTAATCGCATTGGTTATTCCTATAATCCAAAAAACCGTCAGCGGATAGGATATATATGGGCTTAGACCAAACCCATACAAAACATTAATTTTGGTTCCTGTAATCACCACAATTATTGCCGCTACAAACTGAATCAAAAACTTAATCTTGGGTCCTAGCTGCTTTATATCATCTATGATACCCATTATGACTATAATAGTTATTCCACCTATAAGTCCTAGCATCTGGGTACTTAGCTCAAATGCTTCTCCGCTTGTAATAGCATCGTTTATAATATTAAACAATAAAGTAACAAAAAATCCTGCCACAATAGCCAATCCCCCCAGTCTGGGAATAGGCTTTTTGTGAACTCTTCTATCATCTTTGGGTACATCAATTGCTCCGAATTTGTATGCAGCTTTCTTAGCAATAGGAGTCGCACACAAAGACACAATAAATGCCAATATAAAGGATACTATATATTCATATGTCAAACCCATGAATAACACCTTCTTTTGTAAAAATATTTACATCCTGACTACCCTTATACCGGCTTCTTTTAAAAGTTCCATAGATAACTCATCGGGATAATCCCCTCTGAATACTATTTTCTTTATACCTGCATTGATAGCCATTTTTGCACACAAAACACATGGTTGAATTGTTACATACAAAGTACCGCCGCTTAAACTAACACCTGAATTTGCCGCCTGTACAATAGCATTTTGCTCGGCATGGATAGCCCTGCACAATTCGTGCCTCTGTCCTGAAGGAATATTTAGCTGATCCCTCAGGCAGCCAATGTCCGAACAATGTTTGCAGCCTGTAGGTGCTCCGTTATAGCCGGTTGCCAGTATCCTCTTATCCTTTACAATCAGTGCTCCAACCTGCCTTCTAATGCATGTCGATCTGCTTTTAATAAGATCGACTATATCCATGAAATACTCATCCCATGATGGCCTCATTTTGACCTCCATAAACCACATTTAACTTTAATATATATCGGATAAAATAAAACTCAATTAAATGTTATTTTGTTCCAAATAATCTATCTCCGGCATCTCCCAAACCGGGAACAATATACCCATGATCATTAAGAGATTCATCTATCGCTGCACAATAAATCTCGACCTCAGGGTGATCCTTGTTTATCTTTTCGATCCCAGGCTTTGCAGCAATCAAACACATTAATTTAATATTGTTTACATTTCTCTCCTTCAAGTAAGAAATCGCACTTGAAGCAGAGCCACCGGTAGCAATCATAGGATCCAAAATTACTATGTCTCTCTCCTCAATATCATAAGGCAGCTTGCAGTAATATTCAACCGGCTCTAAAGTCTCGGGATCCCTGTATAAGCCTATATGACCTACCTTTGCCATGGGAAGCAGCTGAAGCATACCGTCTACCATACCCAGACCGGCCCTCAAAACCGGCACAATACCAAGCTTTTTGCCGGAAATAATCTTAGTTCTTGCAATTCCGACAGGAGTTTCAATTTCAACTTCCTTTAAAGACATGTTCCTTGTAACTTCATATCCCATAAGCATGGAGACTTCCTGTACAAGTTCTCTGAATTCCTTTGTATCGGTATTTATATCCCTTAATAAAGAAATTTTGTGCTGAATAAGCGGATGGTCAAGAAGATGAACATTTTTCATTTGTAATATTCCTTTCGTAAAAAAATTTAATTTATTTACTACCA from the Pseudobacteroides sp. genome contains:
- a CDS encoding MraY family glycosyltransferase, with protein sequence MGLTYEYIVSFILAFIVSLCATPIAKKAAYKFGAIDVPKDDRRVHKKPIPRLGGLAIVAGFFVTLLFNIINDAITSGEAFELSTQMLGLIGGITIIVIMGIIDDIKQLGPKIKFLIQFVAAIIVVITGTKINVLYGFGLSPYISYPLTVFWIIGITNAINLIDGLDGLAVGVSSIASLSLFFVSIITSRWDIAIITAILAGSTLGFLPFNFNPAKIFMGDTGAYFLGFTLGVISIQGTIKSYTAIAIAIPLLVLGLPLFDTITAILRRLAGGKSIMSADRGHIHHKLMDMGLNQRQSVVAIYTASGALGLCAIVLAGRGVLSAIILVAALSIFIIGGAKFMTEIDPQSDEEDGAIDAAENKVSTDKTL
- the upp gene encoding uracil phosphoribosyltransferase encodes the protein MKNVHLLDHPLIQHKISLLRDINTDTKEFRELVQEVSMLMGYEVTRNMSLKEVEIETPVGIARTKIISGKKLGIVPVLRAGLGMVDGMLQLLPMAKVGHIGLYRDPETLEPVEYYCKLPYDIEERDIVILDPMIATGGSASSAISYLKERNVNNIKLMCLIAAKPGIEKINKDHPEVEIYCAAIDESLNDHGYIVPGLGDAGDRLFGTK
- a CDS encoding motility protein A, producing MDIAAIFALAIGFASVLFGYVMEGGTIGALLQKTSAIIVIGGTIGATALTFPLSELKKLSFALRLLFKEQKHDEVGIILKISELSEKARKDGLLSLEQYIQDSEMESEAGLLKKGIALVVDGVEGEVIKDILKRESELKFRIYESNIKILEAAGGFSPTMGVLGTVMGMVLILGDMGSDTKELAHSIAVAFIATMYGVGLANLVYLPLAGRIKSKAEKEVMFNELIIEGLLSIQAGENPRIIKEKLNLKLLEQLNGKGDKGSGVIKFGK
- a CDS encoding F0F1 ATP synthase subunit A, which gives rise to MHSEELMHKMQYKAYDINIFGLHIPISDSIIVMWIVMAVLIIFSIVFTRKLRMVPTGKQNVVEAVVEFVNNFTKGSLGHHWRPFAPYFGTMLLFLLFSNIISIFNVIPTGKAIAEYTGLSFLEHLPEIAPPTKDMNVAAALAIMSIVLVLFAGIKFKGVKAWLKSFIEPLPIMLPFKILEYFVRPLSLCLRLFGNILAAFTIMELIYIAEPFLLPGVFSIYFDLFDGGLQAYIFVFLTSLYVAEAIE
- a CDS encoding flagellar motor protein MotB — its product is MANKVKLVKDNTERWLLTYSDLMNLLLIFFIILYAMSQVDAEKFNQLAASLREELGSSQAGTYIGTTGTSNSLIDLNEGSTSTVIPDNLEKKQMEEVKRRVESLVREKGLMDQVTVNVQERGVEISMQDNLLFKSGSAVYETSAKTTLAEIGKIIKSLPGNQIRVEGHTDNDPINTALFPSNWELSSARATNVVRTLIDTAGLNPLKISAIGFGEYRPKAPNTTTYNKRINRRVDIVIVKNSFYTSDAK
- the atpG gene encoding ATP synthase F1 subunit gamma, which produces MANMREIKSRMKSIKETRQITKAMKLISAAKLKKARQQLDQTKPFFDKVRATIGDILMHSGKIDNIYFDLRNEKEGKRKCYVIITGDKGLAGGYNHNIIKLAEGEINKDPNSLLLVAGHMGRGHFIRKKYNVDTEFDYPVQNPTIYRARDVAENILELFKNGVVDEVFLIYTKMISSITLEPKIMQILPLTIEDLREDVNAKEVKIDESLSYEPSPQAVFDVLIPKYVKGIIYGALVEAFTSEQNARMSAMDNATTNADEMLKILNLNYNRARQAAITQEISEIVGGAAALS
- a CDS encoding F0F1 ATP synthase subunit delta, with amino-acid sequence MPLVDRRYAEALVEIADEAGDMDRFQNELAQITGIYKDQQDFRLFLINPEVKIDTKKDILNNIFSKSLKPEIFKFLMLLLDKGRIRNLPGINGEFIKLADNRRNTLNITIISAAKLEEDQVARIKEKYGKEYRASRVKANIEIDQSLIGGVKVKIGDKVIDGSVKGRLESIKELLIK
- a CDS encoding cytidine/deoxycytidylate deaminase family protein — encoded protein: MRPSWDEYFMDIVDLIKSRSTCIRRQVGALIVKDKRILATGYNGAPTGCKHCSDIGCLRDQLNIPSGQRHELCRAIHAEQNAIVQAANSGVSLSGGTLYVTIQPCVLCAKMAINAGIKKIVFRGDYPDELSMELLKEAGIRVVRM
- the atpF gene encoding F0F1 ATP synthase subunit B translates to MLIYFEKWRFILVFINLLVLYFFMRKFLFKPVTQFMENRTKAIKDSIDNAERANAQANDLKQKYEEQLRASKNEADQIINDAKARANKEYEAILSNARKDAEGILARAREEVERERAQMLKDVRSQVTGLALVVASKVVEANMDNEKNRVLAEKFIDEAGAA
- the atpE gene encoding ATP synthase F0 subunit C; protein product: MDSSGLIAIAAGIAVLTGAGAGIGIGIGTSKAAEAVSRQPEASGKIMSITLVGLALAEATAIYGLLIAILLFTKLGG
- the atpA gene encoding F0F1 ATP synthase subunit alpha, which translates into the protein MNLRPEEITSIIKQQIENYGVKSKTDDVGYVLQSGDGIARIYGLEGCMYGELLEFENGIRGMALNLEEDNVGCVLLGDAEGIKEGTSVKRTGTTVQVPVGKELIGRVVNPLGYPLDGKGEIKTTKFRPLEYLAPGVVHRKSVNTPLQTGYMAIDAMIPIGRGQRELIIGDRQTGKTAIAIDTIINQKGKNVICIYVAIGQKASTIAGIINTLEQFGAMEYTIVVSSTASEMATVQYIAPYAGCAMAEEFMYNDHRDVLIIYDDLSKHAVAYRAMSLLLRRPPGREAYPGDVFYLHSRLLERSARLSDELGGGSITALPIIETQAGDVSAYIPTNVISITDGQIFLESELFFSGQRPALNVGISVSRVGGAAQIKAMKKVAGPLRINLAQYRELAVFAQFGSDLDKATREKLMQGERLMETLKQPQYSPIPVEHQVIMLYVASNKYLMDIEVKEVRKFNTELIKFMDEKYPQVAKAIAETGELKTETEELLKKAIDEFKKNFKR
- the wecB gene encoding non-hydrolyzing UDP-N-acetylglucosamine 2-epimerase; this encodes MKKLKVITVFGTRPEAIKMAPLVKEMEKYAQIESIVCVTAQHRQMLDQVLEMFGIIPDYDLNIMQDRQTLKDITIRALDGLCDVFAKISPDIVLVHGDTTTTFVASLAAFYNKISVGHVEAGLRTFDKYSPYPEEMNRKLTGALAEYHFSPTAVNKSNLINEGVGEDRIYITGNTVIDALKTTVKKDYVFENENLRQVNFKDKRVLTVTAHRRENLGEPLANICKALRAISQKFDDVEIVYPVHLNPVVQETARSIMGECANVHLISPIGVSDMHNLMNLSYMVLTDSGGLQEEAPSLGKPVLVLRNETERPEAVKAGTVKIAGTDEARIISLASELLEDKNEYNKMAKAVNPYGDGSASERITKALLYEFGYIESKPVEFKV